A genomic stretch from Phycisphaerae bacterium includes:
- the gap gene encoding type I glyceraldehyde-3-phosphate dehydrogenase, whose translation MAVKIGINGFGRIGRMVARAMALRQNEFEIVGINDVGPPPKIHAHLFKYDTVHGTWQGEVGHTENALIVNGRKIRVTGEKDPTKLPWKELGATVVIESTGVYTAKRDAAKGKPGYDDHITAGARKVILSAPAKDTIDATVVLGVNDESLKREHTFVSNGSCTTNCLAPIVKVLADNPQMFGENITGMMTTVHAYTNDQKILDQVHGDDLLRARAAAMNIIPSSTGAAKAIGLVVPKKSIQLDGFALRVPVMDGSVVDLTVALEKEVEVEAVNALFKKAAAEPRFKGILQYCEDPLVSSDVINNPYSSIFDATRTMTVPKGKGKVLKLLSWYDNEWGFSNRVCDLAIRLAAF comes from the coding sequence ATGGCGGTCAAGATCGGCATCAACGGCTTCGGGCGAATCGGCAGAATGGTCGCGCGGGCGATGGCCCTGCGGCAGAACGAGTTTGAAATTGTGGGCATCAACGACGTCGGCCCGCCGCCGAAGATTCATGCTCACCTGTTCAAATACGACACCGTCCACGGCACCTGGCAGGGCGAGGTCGGCCACACAGAGAATGCACTAATCGTCAACGGACGCAAGATACGCGTGACCGGCGAAAAAGACCCGACGAAGCTGCCGTGGAAGGAACTCGGCGCTACGGTCGTCATCGAATCGACCGGCGTCTATACCGCCAAGCGTGACGCCGCCAAAGGCAAGCCCGGCTACGATGACCACATCACCGCCGGCGCTCGAAAGGTCATCCTCTCCGCCCCCGCGAAGGACACCATCGACGCGACGGTCGTCCTCGGCGTCAACGACGAATCGCTCAAGCGCGAACACACCTTTGTCAGCAACGGTAGCTGCACGACGAACTGCCTCGCCCCGATCGTCAAGGTCCTGGCCGACAACCCCCAGATGTTCGGCGAGAACATCACCGGCATGATGACGACAGTCCATGCCTACACCAACGATCAGAAGATTCTCGACCAGGTGCATGGCGACGATTTGCTGCGGGCCCGGGCGGCGGCGATGAACATCATCCCCTCGAGCACCGGCGCGGCGAAGGCGATCGGCCTTGTCGTCCCGAAGAAGTCCATTCAACTCGACGGTTTCGCCCTCCGCGTGCCGGTCATGGACGGCAGCGTCGTCGATCTCACAGTGGCCCTGGAAAAAGAAGTCGAAGTCGAGGCGGTTAACGCCCTCTTCAAAAAGGCCGCCGCGGAGCCGCGTTTCAAGGGCATCCTGCAATACTGCGAAGACCCCCTTGTCTCCAGCGACGTGATCAACAACCCCTACAGCTCGATCTTCGACGCGACGCGTACGATGACGGTGCCCAAAGGCAAGGGCAAGGTTCTAAAGCTGTTGAGTTGGTACGACAATGAGTGGGGTTTTTCCAACCGCGTCTGCGATTTGGCGATCCGCCTGGCGGCATTTTGA
- the larC gene encoding nickel pincer cofactor biosynthesis protein LarC: MRIGYFDCFSGAAGDMILAALVSAGLDEAALRAELAGLNLAGYELEIAAVKKQGFAATHVRVRLTDQPGHRHLHHITKIIDDSALLGAIKDRAKRVFTRLAEAEAKVHGTSIEKVHFHEVGAVDAIVDVVGAAIGVERLGLTRIICSPIPTGSGVVQCEHGTMPIPAPATAELLRGVPLAACDEPGELITPTGAAILTTLADSYGPLPAMRIAQIGYGAGTRDGKTRPNILRLLVGESEGSSDECDEVVLLETNLDDATGEQIAHAFEVLFAAGALDVFTIPIFMKKGRPGVLLSVLAPLERAPACEEALFLHTTTFGIRRQTCSRTKLARQVETVTTRFGPIRVKIGRRGGRILIVAPEYEDCAAAARSHHAALREVMFEAETAWRRQA, from the coding sequence ATGCGAATCGGTTATTTCGATTGTTTCAGCGGCGCGGCGGGCGACATGATCCTCGCGGCGCTGGTTTCCGCCGGCCTCGACGAAGCCGCCCTGCGCGCCGAACTCGCCGGGCTCAACCTGGCCGGCTACGAATTGGAGATCGCAGCCGTGAAGAAGCAGGGTTTCGCGGCGACGCATGTTCGCGTGCGGCTGACCGACCAGCCGGGCCATCGTCATTTGCACCACATCACGAAAATCATCGACGATTCAGCTCTATTGGGGGCGATTAAGGACCGCGCCAAGCGCGTCTTCACGCGCCTCGCCGAGGCGGAAGCCAAGGTCCATGGAACGAGCATCGAGAAGGTCCATTTTCACGAAGTCGGCGCGGTCGATGCCATCGTCGACGTCGTCGGGGCGGCCATTGGCGTCGAACGGCTGGGACTGACCCGGATCATCTGCTCCCCGATCCCGACCGGCAGCGGCGTGGTACAGTGCGAACATGGAACCATGCCGATCCCCGCGCCAGCCACGGCCGAACTCTTGCGCGGCGTTCCTCTCGCGGCTTGCGACGAGCCGGGCGAGTTGATAACGCCGACGGGCGCGGCGATTCTTACCACGCTGGCGGACAGCTATGGACCCCTGCCCGCTATGCGGATCGCACAGATCGGCTATGGCGCGGGAACGCGTGACGGCAAGACCCGGCCCAACATCCTGCGCCTTCTCGTGGGGGAATCCGAGGGTTCGAGCGACGAGTGCGACGAAGTCGTCCTGTTGGAAACGAATCTCGACGACGCCACGGGAGAGCAGATCGCGCACGCATTCGAGGTCCTCTTCGCCGCCGGGGCGCTCGATGTCTTCACGATCCCCATTTTCATGAAAAAGGGCCGTCCGGGCGTGCTGCTTTCCGTACTGGCGCCGCTGGAGCGGGCTCCTGCCTGCGAGGAGGCCTTGTTCCTGCACACCACGACTTTCGGAATCCGGCGGCAGACTTGCTCCCGTACCAAGCTCGCCCGGCAGGTCGAGACCGTCACCACGCGCTTTGGGCCGATTCGGGTCAAGATAGGTCGCCGCGGCGGACGAATCTTAATAGTGGCCCCGGAGTACGAGGACTGCGCCGCGGCCGCCCGGTCGCACCACGCGGCCCTGCGCGAAGTTATGTTTGAGGCCGAAACGGCGTGGCGGCGGCAAGCGTAG
- a CDS encoding NAD(P)-dependent oxidoreductase, with translation MSLFEVQDMRGDKSYKIVVAEPFSPEAISRLEQIGQVTVLQDAAPETMMAALPNADALLVRSKAHVTARIIDAAPNLKVIGRASATADHIDLRAARRRNISVVYAPQVAVSSTAEFTLAMIMALHRRLHFFDRQIREGQFDVLRTPAGREMSRETLGLWGLDPIAERLGVLCTAAFGLRILYHDPAGRDPVDFKGEAVDLDRLLAESDFLSLHLPHSAENKAILNAQRLAKLKPTAIVVNTSRGSLIDTIALAQALKKGDIAGAGLDVFEIEPLPADHPIRRAPRCILTPHVAGATLDASSERFNVADDVVRVLTGEPPQFPVPLPDQP, from the coding sequence ATGTCTCTCTTTGAGGTGCAAGACATGAGGGGAGACAAGTCCTACAAGATCGTTGTGGCGGAGCCCTTTTCGCCCGAGGCGATCTCTCGTCTCGAACAGATTGGTCAAGTCACCGTACTCCAGGATGCCGCTCCCGAGACGATGATGGCGGCGCTCCCGAACGCGGATGCGCTCCTGGTTCGTTCCAAGGCGCACGTTACCGCCCGGATTATTGACGCCGCGCCGAATCTGAAAGTCATCGGCCGGGCCAGTGCGACGGCGGACCATATCGATCTTCGCGCCGCCCGGCGCCGAAACATCAGCGTCGTTTACGCTCCCCAGGTCGCGGTATCTTCGACGGCCGAATTCACACTCGCGATGATCATGGCGCTCCATCGCCGGCTGCATTTCTTCGATCGGCAGATTCGCGAGGGACAGTTTGACGTACTGCGGACACCCGCCGGACGGGAAATGAGCCGTGAAACGCTCGGGCTATGGGGCCTCGACCCGATTGCGGAACGTCTGGGCGTCCTTTGCACTGCCGCGTTCGGATTGCGCATCCTTTACCACGACCCCGCCGGGCGCGATCCCGTCGATTTCAAGGGCGAGGCCGTCGATCTCGATCGGCTGCTGGCCGAGTCGGATTTCCTCTCGCTGCATCTGCCGCACTCGGCTGAGAACAAGGCCATTCTCAACGCCCAGCGTTTGGCGAAGCTCAAACCGACCGCCATCGTGGTCAATACCTCCCGGGGCAGCTTGATCGACACTATCGCCCTGGCGCAGGCTCTCAAAAAAGGCGATATCGCCGGCGCCGGCCTCGACGTATTCGAGATCGAGCCCCTTCCCGCCGACCACCCGATCCGCCGCGCCCCGCGTTGCATCCTTACACCGCACGTCGCCGGGGCCACGCTCGACGCCTCCAGCGAGCGCTTCAACGTCGCCGACGACGTAGTACGCGTCCTGACCGGCGAGCCGCCGCAGTTCCCCGTCCCGCTGCCCGACCAACCATAG
- a CDS encoding transporter has translation MKLQRCISGLVFMMAASLCLAQSQPEAPTSQPSSEPESGPAFFIWPEPAKLEGPLATDRPGFSNTAFLVPRGHAHLEIGHIYSYDQEKHTETQNHLVPGTSLRVGLLDDLEFRVGWSGMSLTESKFRDVTPGGRTFTNHQHDDGATDMSVGFKAPLLKHDDTNYLPNLSVVPALSLPTGGRTKTSDDVDPSLLLAWNYPVTGKFLVYGVGSIASVTDPEGSRFSQTAASLAGSYSVSDQLSFFIEYFGIYPSTHHTDCQHNLNGGPVYLITDNIQLDLAIGLGLNEEAPDFFVNWGLSIRF, from the coding sequence ATGAAGTTGCAACGGTGTATCTCGGGGCTCGTATTCATGATGGCGGCGTCGCTTTGCCTTGCTCAATCGCAACCGGAGGCGCCAACCAGTCAACCATCGTCTGAACCGGAGTCGGGCCCGGCGTTTTTCATCTGGCCCGAGCCGGCCAAATTGGAGGGTCCGCTGGCCACAGACCGGCCGGGGTTCTCGAATACGGCCTTTCTCGTGCCGCGCGGTCACGCGCACCTGGAGATCGGGCATATTTACTCCTATGACCAGGAGAAGCACACCGAAACCCAAAATCACCTCGTGCCGGGCACGTCCCTGCGCGTCGGCTTGCTCGATGACTTGGAATTTCGAGTCGGCTGGAGCGGGATGTCTCTGACGGAGTCAAAGTTCCGGGATGTGACCCCCGGAGGTCGCACTTTTACCAACCACCAGCATGACGATGGGGCGACGGACATGAGCGTCGGCTTCAAGGCTCCCCTATTAAAGCACGACGATACGAATTACCTGCCGAACCTCTCGGTCGTACCCGCGTTGTCCCTTCCCACGGGAGGCCGCACGAAGACCAGCGACGATGTCGATCCCTCGTTGCTGCTTGCCTGGAATTATCCGGTAACCGGCAAGTTTCTTGTTTATGGCGTCGGCTCGATCGCGTCAGTCACCGACCCGGAAGGATCGCGCTTCTCGCAAACCGCCGCGTCTTTGGCGGGCTCCTACAGCGTTAGTGACCAACTCAGCTTCTTCATTGAGTACTTCGGGATTTATCCGAGCACGCACCATACGGACTGCCAGCACAACCTTAACGGCGGGCCGGTCTATCTCATCACCGACAACATCCAGCTTGATCTTGCCATTGGCTTGGGCCTGAACGAGGAAGCCCCGGATTTCTTCGTGAACTGGGGCCTTTCGATCCGGTTCTAA
- a CDS encoding S8 family serine peptidase, translating to MESRWSSCAFVGIAVLLAAVIRLPAAEPAPVERFGRAGSVKVRIPRSAWSPDRLSDDVRLVAQYDGFVVVEALVGAVPAIEGAQILHRENLVLLNAGPIDTSRSEARQLQQPRGEFAGRRLHLVQFAAPVQPDWYAELEQSGARIVTYIPSNTYLVLGNSQELARIQAYADGAAQVQWNAAYLDDYKIHPAAHPQTVALDTPPGVNRMYALQLVTDPVANADTLAVVDRLKTAPIRQQYEFLDYRNIVVELSPDAVLDLARQPDIVSIYRYEPPRKNCERQNQIIAGNLTGAAPSGPGYLPWVLSRGFTQAQFDVSNFSVDVTDSGIDNATTSPNHFGLYVTGTPSNASRVTYARLVGSPNLDSTLQGCDGHGNINAHIIAGYSNVNGFPFQDSLGYHYGLGVCPFVRVGSSVIFDPNLFTSPNYTTLQSQAYASGARISSNSWGYQVNLGAYNSDAQTYDALVRDAQPAGSAVPAAGNQEMVIVFANGNQGSGAQTVGSPATGKNVISVGAAENVQPMGASDTCGWPDSAANNANEIIFFSSRGPCADGRKKPDIVAPGTKVSGGVAQAPNPGPNGTANACFDGGGVCGGVGSLFFPSGQQFYTTSTGTSHSCPAVAGGCALIRQFFINQGMPVPSPAMTKALLINSARYLNGTGAGGNLWSNSQGMGEMHLGEAFNRGTATQTMFYEQDTVNRLFTASGQSHLYAGDVADVTKPLRVTLAWTDAPGSTTGAAHRNDLDLTVTVGGNTYLGNVFTLANSTTGGSADTQNNVESVFLPAGVSGTLNVTVIATNINSNGVPNLGTATDQDYALILANVMNCAQIAIGPTDLPDGVTATAYNQTLTAQGGTPPVTWSVVSGALPTGLTLSSGGVISGAPASAGDFDFTIRATDDTGCTQTRNYSIFVNCRIAGVPAITAQPADQAACQNGAAAFSVAAQSPTPMTFQWRKNGVAIGGATQSTLQISSTSEDDIGAYDVVIRNECSQVVSQSASLSIVQPVIAGNPGELTVQMCKTITYSILPSGQPPYTYQWRKDGTPLVDDDRYHGAQSETLSIGPVIRTDSGAYDVLVTTACGELLSDVAVLVVQGTTNLNDCPQQASPANSGGVPCAQGVLGMGLMLTASIVGWSAWRRRRRYREWVQR from the coding sequence ATGGAAAGCCGCTGGAGTTCGTGTGCCTTTGTTGGCATCGCTGTTTTGCTGGCCGCGGTCATTCGATTGCCCGCCGCCGAGCCGGCGCCGGTTGAGCGGTTCGGCAGAGCGGGATCCGTAAAGGTGAGGATTCCCAGATCCGCCTGGTCCCCGGACCGTCTCAGCGACGATGTTCGCCTCGTCGCGCAATACGACGGCTTCGTCGTGGTCGAAGCTCTGGTCGGAGCCGTGCCGGCCATCGAGGGCGCACAGATTCTGCACCGCGAGAACCTCGTACTGCTCAACGCCGGCCCGATCGACACGTCACGAAGCGAGGCCCGGCAACTGCAACAGCCGCGGGGCGAGTTCGCCGGCCGGCGTCTCCACCTGGTCCAATTCGCCGCGCCCGTTCAGCCGGATTGGTATGCCGAGTTGGAGCAATCCGGCGCGAGGATCGTCACCTATATTCCGAGTAATACGTATCTGGTACTGGGCAATTCCCAGGAACTCGCGCGGATTCAAGCCTATGCGGACGGCGCCGCCCAAGTCCAATGGAATGCGGCCTACCTCGATGATTACAAGATTCATCCCGCGGCCCATCCGCAGACCGTCGCCCTCGACACGCCCCCTGGCGTCAACCGAATGTATGCACTTCAACTCGTCACGGATCCTGTCGCGAACGCCGATACGTTGGCCGTCGTGGATCGACTCAAGACCGCGCCCATTCGCCAACAGTATGAATTTCTCGACTATCGAAACATCGTCGTCGAACTTTCCCCCGACGCGGTCCTCGACCTCGCCCGGCAGCCGGACATCGTTTCCATCTATCGTTACGAACCTCCCCGTAAGAACTGCGAGCGACAAAACCAGATTATTGCCGGGAACCTTACCGGCGCGGCGCCCTCGGGCCCCGGCTATCTCCCCTGGGTGCTATCCAGGGGATTCACACAGGCCCAATTCGACGTCTCCAATTTCTCGGTGGACGTGACGGACAGCGGCATCGACAACGCCACCACGTCGCCGAACCACTTCGGTCTGTACGTCACCGGGACACCCTCGAACGCCAGCCGCGTTACGTATGCGCGGCTCGTCGGCTCGCCAAACCTGGACAGCACGCTCCAGGGCTGCGACGGTCACGGCAACATCAACGCCCACATCATTGCCGGATACAGCAACGTCAACGGCTTTCCGTTTCAGGACTCCTTGGGATATCACTACGGCCTGGGCGTGTGCCCGTTTGTGCGGGTCGGTTCGTCGGTTATTTTTGATCCGAACCTTTTTACATCTCCGAATTACACCACCCTTCAATCGCAGGCCTACGCCAGCGGCGCTCGAATCAGCTCGAACAGCTGGGGATATCAGGTCAATCTGGGGGCGTACAATTCCGACGCGCAGACCTATGACGCCCTGGTCCGTGACGCGCAACCGGCCGGGTCCGCCGTGCCGGCGGCCGGCAACCAGGAAATGGTTATTGTCTTCGCGAACGGCAACCAGGGTTCGGGGGCCCAGACGGTCGGTTCGCCGGCCACCGGCAAGAATGTCATCAGCGTCGGCGCCGCCGAAAACGTGCAGCCGATGGGGGCGTCGGATACATGCGGCTGGCCCGACTCGGCGGCGAACAACGCCAATGAGATCATCTTTTTTTCCAGCCGCGGGCCCTGCGCGGACGGCCGGAAGAAGCCGGACATTGTCGCGCCGGGGACCAAGGTCTCCGGCGGAGTCGCCCAGGCGCCCAACCCCGGCCCGAATGGCACCGCGAATGCGTGCTTCGACGGCGGAGGCGTGTGCGGCGGCGTCGGCAGCCTCTTTTTTCCAAGTGGACAACAGTTCTACACAACGTCGACAGGCACCAGCCATTCCTGTCCCGCCGTCGCCGGCGGATGCGCGCTCATCCGTCAGTTCTTCATCAATCAGGGCATGCCGGTGCCCAGCCCGGCCATGACCAAGGCCCTGCTCATCAACTCCGCCCGCTACCTGAACGGCACTGGAGCCGGTGGGAATCTCTGGTCCAACAGCCAGGGCATGGGAGAAATGCATCTCGGAGAGGCCTTCAATCGGGGAACCGCCACACAGACCATGTTCTATGAGCAGGACACGGTGAATCGGCTGTTTACCGCGTCCGGCCAGTCACACCTGTATGCCGGCGATGTCGCCGACGTAACCAAGCCGCTTCGTGTGACGCTGGCCTGGACCGACGCGCCCGGTAGTACCACCGGCGCGGCCCACCGAAACGACCTTGACTTGACGGTCACTGTTGGAGGAAACACTTATCTCGGCAACGTATTCACCCTGGCCAACTCCACGACCGGCGGCAGCGCCGATACGCAAAACAATGTGGAGAGCGTATTCCTCCCGGCGGGAGTCAGCGGCACGTTGAACGTGACCGTCATCGCCACCAACATTAACTCGAACGGCGTCCCGAATCTGGGAACGGCAACCGATCAGGACTATGCGCTCATCCTCGCCAATGTCATGAATTGCGCGCAAATTGCCATCGGCCCGACGGATTTGCCCGACGGCGTTACGGCGACCGCCTACAACCAGACGTTGACGGCCCAGGGCGGGACGCCACCCGTGACGTGGTCGGTGGTTTCAGGCGCGTTGCCGACCGGCCTGACCCTCTCCAGCGGCGGTGTCATTTCCGGCGCGCCGGCATCCGCCGGCGACTTCGACTTCACCATCAGGGCGACCGATGACACGGGATGCACTCAAACGCGGAATTACTCGATCTTCGTTAATTGCCGTATCGCGGGAGTGCCCGCCATCACGGCTCAGCCCGCGGACCAGGCGGCGTGCCAGAACGGCGCCGCCGCGTTTTCGGTTGCGGCCCAAAGCCCGACGCCGATGACTTTTCAATGGCGGAAGAATGGCGTGGCGATCGGCGGCGCAACGCAATCCACCCTCCAGATCAGCTCGACGAGCGAGGACGATATCGGTGCGTACGACGTCGTCATCCGCAATGAATGTTCGCAGGTCGTTTCGCAATCGGCGTCGCTGAGCATTGTGCAACCCGTTATCGCCGGCAACCCCGGCGAGTTGACCGTCCAGATGTGTAAGACCATTACCTACAGCATCCTCCCGAGCGGTCAACCTCCGTACACCTATCAGTGGCGAAAGGACGGGACGCCGCTGGTGGACGATGATCGCTACCATGGAGCGCAGTCCGAAACGCTCTCCATCGGCCCGGTCATCCGCACGGACTCCGGCGCGTATGACGTCTTGGTCACCACGGCCTGTGGAGAATTGCTGAGCGATGTGGCGGTGTTGGTCGTGCAGGGCACCACAAACCTCAACGATTGTCCGCAACAAGCGTCCCCCGCCAATTCGGGTGGCGTTCCCTGCGCGCAGGGCGTTTTGGGAATGGGCCTCATGCTCACCGCCTCGATCGTCGGCTGGAGCGCCTGGCGGCGCCGACGTCGATACCGCGAATGGGTCCAGCGGTAA
- a CDS encoding immunoglobulin domain-containing protein, whose product MFSKGTCLVVSTSAFLVIACSLGGVASEAVATTPVLSEPCVPSGGSQCGFVPAGAISPPISDSSGDSQTREDPDLRAPPLTNSFEGINFEEDGANTDFLHIPPDPCGAAGPNHVVSVVNCSIEWYTKDGSLENSQRLGRNSSTAAGSFFAPVAPVNNTFDPKVIYDQYDGRFVVVSLERQDFGAGNPSNTSRILVAVSDDSDPNGTWRVSAINSKINISGSDCWADYPGFAVDDNAVYITNNMFSFGNNAFGGARLWIINKTPFYSGGAIAFTVHDPPGASGQQATTMQPAHMFGAAPAGVGTFLVRYSGFTEASIESLSIIRVDNPLGAVSFNHEFVEAGDIDNTSSSFPGVPQSGTSTTIDGGDRRALHAVWRNNALWMTACVLPPSGADAGQVTAHWFKVDTTTLSSLSIADQGNISGNDVAANAHTFYPSIAVNGNGNMAVGFALSAATIFPGAYYTARAAGDAAGSVQPTGTLATGLDFYVRTFGGGRNRWGDYSGISLDPADELSFWIFNEYARTRSLFLGEDGRWGTRWGQAPFPESRPTCTIGAPSPSAVCSGGTIDYPVTYASANGLTVNLLASNVIVNNISGSIGALVMVLNGTTATPTVRITAAGSGSFSISIEPGRAMDSEGHTDTGATAGTAVTVAGPPTTASVGTPQNICTNGTSAGLGGNTPTTGTGTWSIVTSGFTGTFSPSATTPNATFTQTGGGTGDFVLRWTISSAPCPPSMADLSMTAVPSPVASVGGPQTICMGGTTAGLGGNTPVSGSGSWSVVSGGTGMFSNSANPNATFTHTGGVGPVIARWTVSDPPCSTGANVVLTIAQPPTTASVGGPQTLCINGTTAPLGGNQPTIGTGMWSVVSGGSGTFSPNNTTGNATFTQIGGVGSGLIVLRWTISNAPCTASAAELIVTVNTPDPPTITLEPEDQVVCANAPVTFQVSAASPTPVTYQWRKNGVAIAGATQSALSISAVNEDDAGSYDAIVRNQCSQTTSASASLGVFGAKIAGNPGELTVEKCKTVTYSVLPEGLPPYTYQWRRDGAPLLDDDRYHGSQTETLSISTVIRTDSGAYDVVVTTGCGELLSDAAVLIVPGNTDLSECSPTATGGEAGGAPCAQGVLGMSLSTTFSIVGWGAWRRRKRSLDSLC is encoded by the coding sequence ATGTTCTCGAAGGGGACCTGTCTTGTTGTGTCGACTTCCGCGTTCTTGGTGATCGCGTGCAGCCTGGGGGGCGTCGCTTCGGAAGCCGTTGCGACAACGCCGGTACTCAGTGAACCTTGCGTGCCTTCGGGCGGCTCGCAGTGCGGATTCGTTCCGGCTGGCGCGATCTCGCCGCCGATTTCGGATTCTTCCGGCGATAGTCAGACTCGAGAAGATCCCGATCTTCGTGCCCCTCCTCTGACCAACAGCTTTGAGGGAATCAACTTCGAAGAAGATGGCGCCAATACCGATTTTCTGCACATACCACCCGATCCGTGCGGGGCTGCCGGTCCAAACCACGTTGTGTCAGTCGTTAATTGCTCCATTGAGTGGTACACCAAAGATGGCAGCCTTGAGAATAGCCAACGGCTCGGCAGGAATTCGAGTACGGCGGCGGGCAGCTTTTTCGCTCCGGTCGCGCCGGTCAACAACACTTTTGATCCCAAAGTGATCTACGATCAGTACGACGGCCGCTTTGTGGTGGTTTCACTGGAACGACAGGACTTCGGGGCGGGCAATCCCTCCAACACGTCGCGCATCCTGGTGGCCGTTTCCGATGACAGCGATCCCAATGGTACATGGCGCGTGTCTGCTATTAATTCAAAAATCAACATAAGTGGTTCGGATTGCTGGGCCGATTATCCCGGTTTCGCCGTGGATGACAATGCGGTCTATATCACGAATAACATGTTCAGCTTTGGCAACAACGCATTTGGCGGAGCCCGGCTTTGGATCATTAACAAGACGCCTTTCTACTCCGGGGGGGCGATCGCCTTTACGGTTCACGATCCTCCCGGCGCCAGCGGACAGCAGGCCACGACGATGCAGCCGGCGCACATGTTCGGCGCCGCACCGGCGGGCGTCGGTACCTTCCTTGTTCGTTATTCGGGATTCACTGAGGCCTCGATCGAGTCCTTGAGCATCATCCGCGTGGATAATCCGCTCGGCGCCGTTTCATTCAACCACGAGTTCGTAGAGGCGGGTGATATCGACAACACTTCCTCCAGTTTTCCCGGCGTCCCCCAATCCGGAACGAGCACGACCATCGACGGCGGCGACCGGCGGGCGCTCCACGCCGTGTGGCGGAACAACGCCCTTTGGATGACGGCCTGCGTGCTCCCGCCTTCAGGGGCCGATGCGGGCCAGGTCACTGCTCATTGGTTCAAGGTCGACACGACGACGTTGTCGTCCCTGTCGATCGCCGATCAAGGGAATATCAGCGGCAACGATGTGGCGGCCAATGCCCACACTTTTTATCCGTCGATTGCAGTGAACGGCAATGGCAATATGGCCGTCGGATTCGCTCTATCGGCGGCAACCATATTCCCGGGCGCGTATTACACGGCGCGCGCGGCGGGCGATGCCGCGGGATCGGTACAGCCGACCGGCACCCTGGCCACAGGATTGGATTTTTATGTACGGACTTTCGGCGGCGGCCGGAACCGCTGGGGCGACTACAGTGGAATCTCACTGGATCCCGCGGACGAATTGTCTTTCTGGATTTTCAACGAATACGCCCGGACACGATCCCTCTTTCTCGGCGAGGACGGCCGATGGGGCACGCGGTGGGGCCAGGCCCCATTCCCCGAAAGCCGCCCGACCTGCACGATCGGCGCCCCTTCGCCCAGCGCGGTCTGTTCGGGCGGGACCATCGATTATCCAGTGACCTACGCCAGCGCCAATGGGCTGACCGTTAACTTGTTGGCCAGCAACGTAATCGTGAACAACATCTCTGGCTCAATCGGCGCCCTCGTTATGGTCCTGAACGGAACGACTGCCACGCCGACGGTAAGAATCACCGCCGCCGGCTCGGGGTCATTTTCCATTTCGATTGAGCCAGGTCGGGCCATGGACTCGGAGGGCCATACCGACACGGGTGCGACGGCGGGAACCGCCGTGACCGTCGCCGGCCCGCCGACGACCGCGAGCGTGGGAACCCCTCAAAACATCTGCACCAATGGCACGTCCGCCGGCTTGGGCGGCAACACGCCCACCACGGGGACCGGCACGTGGTCGATCGTGACCAGCGGCTTCACAGGCACCTTTAGCCCGTCGGCCACGACTCCCAATGCGACATTTACGCAGACCGGCGGTGGAACCGGTGACTTCGTGCTCCGCTGGACCATTTCCAGCGCACCTTGTCCGCCGTCCATGGCCGATTTGTCAATGACGGCGGTTCCTTCGCCGGTGGCGTCCGTCGGTGGCCCGCAAACGATTTGCATGGGGGGAACTACCGCCGGTTTGGGCGGCAACACACCCGTTAGTGGATCGGGTAGCTGGTCTGTAGTAAGCGGTGGAACCGGCATGTTCAGTAACAGCGCGAATCCTAACGCGACGTTTACCCATACGGGCGGCGTCGGGCCAGTTATCGCCCGCTGGACGGTTAGCGACCCCCCATGCAGTACCGGGGCCAATGTCGTCCTGACCATTGCCCAGCCACCAACGACAGCCAGCGTCGGGGGACCTCAGACGCTCTGCATTAATGGCACGACCGCCCCCTTGGGAGGCAATCAGCCGACAATTGGAACCGGCATGTGGTCCGTGGTGAGCGGCGGTTCGGGAACATTCAGCCCCAACAACACGACCGGAAATGCCACATTCACCCAAATCGGGGGCGTAGGGTCCGGACTTATTGTCCTTCGCTGGACCATCTCGAACGCCCCCTGCACGGCTTCCGCTGCCGAACTGATCGTGACCGTGAACACCCCGGACCCGCCGACGATCACCCTTGAGCCCGAGGATCAAGTCGTGTGCGCGAATGCCCCGGTGACCTTTCAAGTCAGCGCTGCCAGTCCAACACCCGTCACTTACCAATGGCGGAAGAACGGAGTCGCCATCGCCGGAGCCACCCAAAGTGCGCTGTCGATCAGCGCGGTGAATGAGGATGACGCCGGCTCATACGACGCGATCGTGAGGAATCAATGCTCGCAAACTACTTCAGCGTCGGCATCGCTGGGTGTCTTCGGCGCCAAGATCGCCGGCAATCCCGGCGAGTTGACCGTGGAGAAGTGTAAGACCGTAACCTACAGTGTCTTGCCGGAGGGTTTGCCGCCGTACACGTATCAGTGGCGAAGGGATGGCGCGCCGCTGTTGGACGACGATCGCTACCATGGATCTCAAACCGAAACACTCTCCATCAGCACGGTCATACGAACCGACTCCGGCGCATACGACGTCGTCGTGACGACCGGATGTGGCGAGTTATTAAGCGATGCAGCCGTGCTGATCGTTCCAGGAAATACCGACCTCAGCGAGTGCTCGCCCACTGCGACGGGAGGCGAGGCCGGCGGAGCTCCCTGTGCCCAGGGCGTGCTGGGGATGAGCTTGAGCACGACGTTCTCGATCGTCGGCTGGGGCGCTTGGCGTCGTCGCAAGCGCTCGCTTGATAGTCTATGCTAA